One window of the Thamnophis elegans isolate rThaEle1 chromosome 6, rThaEle1.pri, whole genome shotgun sequence genome contains the following:
- the PGM2L1 gene encoding glucose 1,6-bisphosphate synthase yields MGDPRDVVLGDVNSNLLIGCSTGDAQLDRAVGQWLSWDKNPKTKEQIENLLRNGKNKELRDRLCRRLTFGTAGLRSAMGAGFCYINDLTVIQSTQHCSCRQIFSSVEEPWIYTKRRVSEAGLGGSKSWHCFGDFGIVEAVHNPSSFD; encoded by the exons ATGGGCGACCCCCGGGACGTGGTGCTGGGGGATGTCAACTCCAACCTGCTGATCGGCTGCAGCACCGGGGACGCCCAGCTGGACCGGGCGGTGGGGCAGTGGCTCAGCTGGGAcaag AATCCTAAAACCAAAGAGCAGATTGAAAATCTCTTACGAAATGGGAAGAATAAGGAGCTGCGTGATCGTCTGTGCCGCAGGCTGACCTTTGGGACCGCCGGCCTCCGTTCCGCCATGGGGGCTGGCTTCTGCTACATCAACGATCTTACCGTGATCCAGTCGACCCAG CATTGCAGTTGCAGGCAAATTTTCAGTAGCGTAGAAGAACCGTGGATTTACACTAAGAGAAGGGTATCTGAGGCAGGACTTGGAGGAAGCAAGAGCTGGCATTGCTTTGGAGATTTTGGCATTGTGGAGGCTGTCCACAACCCTTCTTCCTTTGACTAG